A stretch of the Haloarcula ordinaria genome encodes the following:
- a CDS encoding APC family permease → MIGMGAMIGAGIFVLTGLAAEIAGPAAILVFALNGVVTAFTGLSYAELAASIPKSGGGYAFVREVFADLPSYLMGWMLWFAYMIAGALYALGFAPNFLELLHVYGIVPPPEAVGAISLPVVDAALPATFLLAFLAVLGLVSLNAVSTAASGSLETVFTIVKVSILVVFVAFGATAPMFSTAEFQPLFPAEGGALAILPAMGLTFIAFEGYDLITTVTEEVENPRENIPKAIFVSLAATVVVYLAVVTVAVGTLGAQGLAEAGEAGIAQAATSFMPTGLPIIQNGGAIIVFGAVFSTLTALNAVVIASSRVAFSMGREGQLLPSFGQIHHRYGTPFVAIVASAVVMLGSVVLPTQSAGNMSSLFFLLSFIVVNGSVIKLRRERPDMNRPYEMPFYPAPPVIGIVLNLVLTLVLVEFLVRTDPLALALSAAWIGLGVVTYFGLNRLRTEPDAAEGTAAGDEQVPLEDD, encoded by the coding sequence ATGATCGGCATGGGCGCGATGATCGGCGCCGGTATCTTCGTCCTGACCGGGCTGGCCGCCGAAATCGCGGGTCCGGCGGCCATCCTGGTGTTCGCGCTCAACGGTGTCGTCACTGCCTTCACCGGCCTCTCGTACGCCGAACTGGCAGCCTCGATTCCCAAGAGCGGCGGCGGCTACGCCTTCGTCCGCGAGGTGTTCGCCGACCTCCCCTCGTATCTGATGGGCTGGATGCTCTGGTTCGCGTACATGATCGCCGGCGCGCTGTACGCGCTCGGGTTCGCGCCCAACTTCCTCGAGCTGCTGCACGTCTACGGTATCGTCCCGCCGCCCGAGGCGGTCGGCGCCATCTCGCTGCCGGTGGTGGACGCGGCCCTGCCGGCCACGTTCCTGCTGGCGTTCCTCGCCGTCCTGGGCCTCGTCTCGCTGAACGCCGTCTCGACGGCCGCGAGCGGGAGCCTGGAGACGGTGTTCACCATCGTGAAGGTGAGCATCCTCGTGGTGTTCGTCGCCTTCGGCGCGACGGCGCCGATGTTCTCGACGGCGGAGTTCCAGCCGCTGTTCCCGGCCGAGGGGGGCGCACTGGCCATCCTCCCCGCGATGGGGCTCACCTTCATCGCCTTCGAGGGGTACGACCTCATTACCACGGTCACCGAGGAGGTCGAGAATCCCCGCGAGAACATCCCGAAAGCCATCTTCGTGAGTCTCGCGGCGACGGTCGTGGTCTACCTCGCCGTGGTCACCGTCGCCGTCGGGACCCTGGGCGCACAGGGACTGGCGGAGGCCGGCGAGGCCGGCATCGCACAGGCGGCGACGTCGTTCATGCCGACGGGGCTACCCATCATCCAGAACGGCGGCGCCATCATCGTCTTCGGCGCGGTGTTCTCGACGTTGACGGCGCTCAACGCGGTGGTCATCGCCTCCTCGCGGGTCGCCTTCTCGATGGGGCGGGAGGGTCAGCTGCTCCCGTCGTTCGGCCAGATTCACCACCGCTACGGGACGCCGTTCGTCGCCATCGTCGCCTCGGCGGTGGTGATGCTCGGGTCGGTCGTCCTGCCCACGCAGAGCGCCGGCAACATGTCGAGCCTCTTCTTCCTGCTCTCCTTTATCGTCGTCAACGGCTCGGTCATCAAGCTGCGCCGGGAGCGACCCGACATGAACCGGCCCTACGAGATGCCGTTCTACCCGGCCCCACCGGTCATCGGCATCGTCCTGAACCTCGTATTGACGCTGGTGCTCGTGGAGTTCCTCGTGCGGACGGACCCGCTGGCGCTGGCGCTCAGCGCCGCCTGGATCGGCCTCGGCGTGGTCACCTACTTCGGACTGAATCGCCTACGAACGGAGCCGGACGCCGCCGAGGGGACGGCGGCCGGCGACGAACAGGTTCCCCTGGAGGACGATTGA
- a CDS encoding response regulator: MNRTSRLSILHVDDDADLRDLVKLQLEREENAIECTVRTEGCPQQALDLIRDPETAFDCVISDYNMPAMNGIEFLRAVRDSHPELPVLLFSGEETADIAAEIVEAGLTDYLRKGYGLDQYTMLIRRVSHAVESDGAFDSEMETELDGVGVVGRDEHFDDVDDTYASMYGYSADELTGKHWTELHPDEEVEHIRTHVLPVVERGGKWTGRSEGLRSDNTRFTESKLVTALDDGRLLIAVSELDDSPLAGEV; this comes from the coding sequence ATGAACAGGACCAGTCGGCTCTCGATTCTCCACGTCGACGACGACGCAGACCTGCGGGACCTCGTCAAACTCCAGCTCGAACGGGAGGAGAACGCCATCGAGTGCACGGTCCGCACCGAGGGCTGCCCGCAGCAGGCACTCGACCTGATACGTGATCCGGAGACCGCGTTCGACTGCGTCATCAGCGACTACAACATGCCCGCGATGAACGGTATCGAGTTCCTGCGGGCGGTTCGCGACTCACACCCCGAGCTCCCTGTGCTCCTTTTCTCGGGCGAGGAGACGGCCGACATCGCCGCCGAGATAGTCGAGGCCGGCCTCACGGATTACCTGCGGAAGGGGTACGGACTCGACCAGTACACGATGTTGATTCGGCGGGTGTCTCACGCCGTCGAGTCGGACGGGGCGTTCGACTCCGAGATGGAGACGGAGCTCGACGGTGTCGGCGTCGTCGGGCGGGACGAACACTTCGACGACGTCGACGACACCTACGCCTCGATGTACGGCTACTCGGCGGACGAACTCACGGGGAAACACTGGACCGAGCTCCACCCCGACGAGGAGGTAGAGCACATCCGCACGCACGTCCTGCCCGTCGTCGAGCGCGGCGGCAAGTGGACCGGTCGGAGCGAGGGGCTTCGCTCGGACAACACGCGGTTCACGGAGTCGAAACTCGTGACCGCACTGGACGACGGCCGCCTGCTCATCGCCGTCTCGGAACTCGACGACTCGCCGCTCGCCGGGGAAGTCTGA
- a CDS encoding cytochrome C oxidase subunit IV family protein gives MDWKGYTLIYVVLFVFATVQAVVEFVGLVDSAYWLAFGVIMVLSVIKAVGVAAYYQHLISEPRSVTYMILAGTLGAVALTAAAAYSIV, from the coding sequence ATGGACTGGAAAGGCTACACCCTGATATACGTCGTACTGTTCGTCTTCGCGACCGTGCAAGCGGTCGTGGAGTTCGTGGGACTCGTGGACAGCGCCTACTGGCTGGCCTTCGGCGTCATCATGGTGCTGTCGGTCATCAAGGCCGTCGGGGTCGCCGCGTACTACCAGCACCTCATCTCCGAGCCACGCTCGGTCACGTACATGATACTGGCCGGGACGCTGGGCGCAGTGGCGCTGACCGCGGCGGCCGCCTACTCCATCGTCTGA
- a CDS encoding cbb3-type cytochrome c oxidase subunit I, producing the protein MSYDHGLPPKSSISRWFLTTNHKDIGILYLITSIFFLVFGGVLALLFRLELLSPGADLLGSMGYNQAVSTHGLLMVFWFISPFAFGFANYLVPLQIGADDLAFPRLNALSYWLYLFSGILVGVSFFQGATFAGGWTMYAPLNTPAYIPGEGLGATSVVLALIMFTAAVTMGSVNFLTTMYRMRAEGLRMRDIPIFSLSINLTVWMMLFAFAALLAALMILASDHVIGTTYFQFANDGTTLGTSAENPGASLLWAHLFWFFGHPEVYIVFFPALGAMAEIFQTFTGRRLVGRKWFIISMVLVAIQSFIVWMHHMFLTGINLPIKTIFMATTIGISLPFDLMVFSLIYTMAKGRVRFKTPFLFALGALLLFILGGITGVFLGAIVLDYQFRGTYWVVAHFHYVMFGGATALIGALYYWYPKMTGKMYNEFLGKVHFAAFFIGFNVLYFPMFIAWETPRRVFEYPADLTIWHNISTIGGFILGASMLVMFYNLFVSIWRGEDAGDSPWKYASTAEWAVPSPPDLENFPGLPSYANGSLEFLDDEDVAERTGTSTGGAGVAADGGRATDGGTARNIRAVTATATPTAAAHETGGGEHASHASFWPFLVSLGGFIAFLGLSGVRTGSVVYVGMAAVGSLATFGSLVGMTREPFHAPEMAIAERWPFDSVEKMKLGMWTFLASDVVLFGGFIGSYAFVRVAYGWSDWHHDLIPAEHVTMPGLINTYLLLTSSFLVVLAMVAAKRNRRKLTTGLMAGTFALGVGFLINKGIEWNHLFHISTEAFPNGWNLSTNIGSSTFYLTTGLHGAHVVIGLIICGYMTIRAWNGAYQGDDKPIEYFGLYWHFVDIVWLFLFPLFYIL; encoded by the coding sequence ATGAGCTACGACCACGGCCTGCCGCCGAAGTCGTCGATCAGCCGGTGGTTCCTCACGACCAACCACAAGGACATCGGCATCCTCTATCTCATCACGTCGATCTTCTTTTTGGTCTTCGGCGGCGTCCTCGCACTCCTGTTCCGCCTGGAACTGCTGTCCCCGGGCGCGGACCTGCTGGGGTCGATGGGCTACAACCAGGCCGTCTCGACGCACGGCCTGCTGATGGTGTTCTGGTTCATCTCCCCCTTCGCCTTCGGCTTCGCCAACTACCTCGTCCCGCTCCAGATCGGGGCCGACGACCTCGCCTTTCCCCGGCTGAACGCGCTATCGTACTGGCTCTACCTGTTCTCGGGCATCCTGGTCGGCGTCTCCTTCTTCCAGGGTGCGACGTTCGCCGGCGGGTGGACGATGTACGCGCCGCTGAACACGCCCGCCTACATCCCCGGCGAGGGACTGGGCGCGACGTCGGTCGTCCTGGCGCTCATCATGTTCACCGCCGCGGTGACGATGGGGTCGGTCAACTTCCTGACCACGATGTACCGCATGCGGGCCGAGGGCCTGCGGATGCGCGACATCCCCATCTTCTCGCTGTCGATCAACCTCACCGTCTGGATGATGCTCTTTGCCTTCGCGGCGCTGCTGGCGGCCCTGATGATACTGGCCTCGGACCACGTCATCGGGACGACGTACTTCCAGTTCGCCAACGACGGGACAACGCTCGGGACGAGCGCGGAGAACCCCGGCGCGTCGCTGCTGTGGGCCCACCTCTTCTGGTTCTTCGGCCATCCGGAGGTGTACATCGTCTTCTTCCCGGCGCTGGGCGCGATGGCAGAGATCTTCCAGACGTTCACCGGCCGTCGCCTGGTCGGGCGCAAGTGGTTCATCATCTCGATGGTGCTGGTCGCCATCCAGTCCTTCATCGTCTGGATGCACCACATGTTCCTGACCGGCATCAACCTGCCAATCAAGACCATCTTCATGGCGACGACCATCGGCATCTCGCTGCCCTTCGACCTGATGGTGTTCTCGCTCATCTACACGATGGCGAAAGGTCGCGTGCGGTTCAAGACGCCGTTCCTCTTCGCGCTCGGGGCCCTGCTCCTGTTCATCCTCGGGGGCATCACCGGTGTCTTCCTCGGGGCCATCGTGCTGGACTACCAGTTCCGGGGGACCTACTGGGTGGTCGCACACTTCCACTACGTGATGTTCGGGGGCGCGACGGCGCTCATCGGGGCGCTGTACTACTGGTACCCGAAGATGACCGGGAAGATGTACAACGAGTTCCTCGGGAAGGTCCACTTCGCGGCGTTCTTCATCGGTTTCAACGTGCTGTACTTCCCGATGTTCATCGCCTGGGAGACCCCGCGGCGGGTCTTCGAGTACCCCGCTGACCTGACCATCTGGCACAACATCTCGACGATCGGCGGGTTCATCCTCGGGGCGAGCATGCTCGTCATGTTCTACAACCTCTTCGTCAGCATCTGGCGCGGCGAGGACGCCGGGGACAGCCCCTGGAAGTACGCCTCGACGGCGGAGTGGGCCGTCCCCTCGCCGCCCGACCTGGAGAACTTCCCCGGCCTGCCGTCGTACGCGAACGGGTCGCTGGAGTTCCTCGACGACGAGGACGTCGCCGAGCGGACCGGCACGTCCACCGGTGGCGCGGGCGTCGCGGCCGACGGGGGGCGGGCCACCGACGGCGGGACGGCCCGGAACATCCGGGCGGTGACCGCCACCGCGACGCCGACGGCAGCGGCCCACGAGACCGGCGGTGGGGAACACGCCAGTCACGCGAGTTTCTGGCCGTTCCTCGTCAGTCTCGGGGGCTTCATCGCGTTCCTGGGCCTCTCGGGCGTCCGGACCGGGAGCGTGGTCTACGTCGGCATGGCGGCGGTCGGCAGCCTGGCCACCTTCGGGTCGCTGGTGGGCATGACCCGCGAGCCGTTCCACGCCCCGGAGATGGCCATCGCAGAACGGTGGCCGTTCGACAGCGTCGAGAAGATGAAACTCGGGATGTGGACGTTCCTCGCGAGCGACGTCGTCCTCTTCGGCGGGTTCATCGGCTCCTATGCCTTCGTCCGGGTGGCCTACGGCTGGTCGGACTGGCACCACGACCTCATCCCCGCCGAGCACGTGACGATGCCGGGGCTCATCAACACCTACCTGTTGCTCACGTCGAGCTTCCTCGTCGTGCTGGCGATGGTCGCGGCCAAGCGCAACCGGCGGAAGTTGACGACCGGTCTTATGGCTGGCACCTTCGCGCTGGGCGTCGGCTTCCTCATCAACAAGGGTATCGAGTGGAACCACCTGTTCCACATCTCCACGGAGGCGTTCCCGAACGGATGGAACCTCTCGACGAACATCGGGTCGTCGACGTTCTACCTGACGACCGGGCTCCACGGGGCCCACGTCGTCATCGGGCTCATCATCTGTGGGTACATGACAATCCGCGCCTGGAACGGGGCGTACCAGGGTGACGACAAGCCCATCGAGTACTTCGGGCTCTACTGGCACTTCGTCGACATCGTCTGGCTGTTCCTGTTCCCGCTGTTCTACATCCTGTGA
- the coxB gene encoding cytochrome c oxidase subunit II produces MSSHTLPHVTAFPLHGGDVRAPADVFNSIFEVFLVLGAVVGIVVVTYTMYHAVKYRESASEEDPYTDKVERPQLGEKPTGGTGGRKVFYSFGISAVIVISLIAWTYTTLLYVENGPDDDRADIDAIDIDVEGFRFGWAFTYPNGHETNTLVVPQDRVIRLQVTSSDVFHNFGIPELRVKTDAIPGQTTTAWFTAPETGEYEAKCYELCGSGHSVMVAPVEVVTQSEYEEWYSDTQASSNGTSGNETAALAPSGTATVGGAPA; encoded by the coding sequence ATGTCGAGTCACACGCTACCACACGTCACGGCGTTTCCGCTCCACGGAGGGGACGTCAGGGCGCCGGCGGACGTGTTCAACAGTATCTTCGAGGTCTTCCTCGTCCTCGGAGCGGTAGTGGGCATCGTCGTGGTCACCTACACGATGTACCACGCCGTCAAGTATCGGGAGTCCGCGAGCGAGGAGGACCCGTACACGGACAAGGTCGAGCGGCCGCAACTGGGCGAGAAACCCACCGGGGGGACCGGCGGACGGAAGGTGTTCTACTCCTTTGGCATCAGCGCCGTCATCGTCATCTCGCTCATCGCGTGGACGTACACGACGCTGCTGTACGTCGAGAACGGGCCGGACGACGACCGTGCGGACATCGACGCCATCGATATCGACGTCGAAGGGTTCCGCTTCGGGTGGGCATTTACCTACCCCAACGGGCACGAGACCAACACGCTGGTCGTGCCACAGGACCGGGTGATCAGATTACAGGTGACGTCCTCGGACGTCTTCCACAACTTCGGCATCCCCGAGCTGCGCGTCAAGACCGACGCTATCCCCGGGCAGACCACCACCGCGTGGTTCACCGCCCCCGAGACGGGCGAGTACGAGGCCAAGTGCTACGAGCTGTGTGGCAGCGGCCACTCCGTGATGGTCGCGCCGGTCGAGGTCGTCACCCAGTCCGAGTACGAGGAGTGGTACAGCGACACGCAGGCGAGTTCGAACGGGACGAGCGGTAACGAGACCGCCGCGCTCGCCCCGAGCGGGACCGCCACAGTCGGAGGTGCGCCGGCATGA
- a CDS encoding DUF6789 family protein: protein MADPSPGVDDPAMNDEPAVPDENEFDSLVGIIGDGLVGAAGGLVGTAMMSVVFLVAESVGAFDRSAFAILTELVGLDGLVPEVLFGYLIFLGGGMLPWPLLFASLKAYLPGRSDPVSGAFFGAAMWTGFVLAFYTGQSGLSLVLYALLTLVAHVVYGIGLGVVFNYFMTRPDSIV from the coding sequence ATGGCAGACCCGTCTCCGGGCGTCGACGACCCGGCAATGAACGACGAGCCGGCCGTGCCCGACGAAAACGAGTTCGACAGCCTGGTCGGTATCATCGGCGACGGGCTCGTCGGAGCCGCCGGTGGGCTCGTCGGTACGGCGATGATGAGCGTCGTCTTCCTGGTCGCCGAGTCCGTCGGTGCCTTCGACCGCTCCGCGTTCGCCATCCTGACGGAGCTGGTCGGCCTGGACGGACTCGTCCCGGAGGTGCTGTTCGGGTACCTCATCTTCCTCGGCGGCGGGATGTTACCCTGGCCACTCCTCTTCGCGTCGTTGAAGGCGTACCTCCCCGGACGGAGCGACCCCGTCAGCGGGGCCTTCTTCGGGGCCGCGATGTGGACGGGCTTCGTCCTCGCCTTCTACACGGGACAGAGCGGCCTCTCGCTGGTCCTGTACGCCCTGCTCACGCTGGTTGCCCACGTGGTCTACGGCATCGGCCTCGGCGTCGTGTTCAACTACTTCATGACCCGGCCGGATTCCATCGTCTGA
- a CDS encoding DUF7557 family protein has translation MTYTLEISDDLRERLETHLEDDETYEEFIVELVSMYETEGAFLQEGYSE, from the coding sequence ATGACATACACGCTCGAAATCAGCGACGACCTGCGAGAACGGCTCGAGACCCACCTGGAGGACGACGAGACCTACGAGGAGTTCATCGTCGAGCTGGTGTCGATGTACGAGACGGAAGGCGCGTTTCTGCAGGAAGGGTACTCGGAGTGA
- a CDS encoding universal stress protein — protein sequence MGSILLATDGSEYARKAADRAIDLAEEHESPLHVICVVDRQKFDDPALSSAELATIYAEDHAVVSVNEVTQMADGRDIVVEGETRHGVPHETILEYADEVDADVIVVGEHGDHEEHFSGVGKKVASTYDRDVVVVTAEP from the coding sequence ATGGGCAGTATCCTCCTTGCCACCGACGGGAGCGAGTACGCGCGGAAAGCAGCCGACAGGGCGATCGACCTGGCCGAGGAGCACGAGAGCCCGTTGCACGTCATCTGTGTCGTCGACCGCCAGAAGTTCGACGACCCGGCGCTCAGCTCCGCGGAACTGGCGACCATCTACGCCGAGGACCACGCCGTCGTCTCTGTCAACGAGGTGACCCAGATGGCCGACGGTCGAGATATCGTCGTCGAGGGGGAGACGAGACACGGCGTCCCCCACGAGACGATTCTCGAGTACGCCGACGAGGTCGATGCGGACGTCATCGTCGTCGGCGAACACGGCGACCACGAGGAGCACTTCTCTGGCGTCGGCAAGAAGGTGGCCAGTACGTACGACCGTGACGTGGTCGTCGTGACAGCAGAGCCCTGA
- a CDS encoding universal stress protein: MYDQILIPTDGGDVADTAAEVAITLAGRFDATLHVVHVSELGELPPGTDDADASPLASGAEAAVTEIAEAAADAGLEVATAIVEAGSSVHGALLAYVERHDVDCLVMGTHGRSGVDRVVFGSVAERTVRESPVPVLTVHAETVLDPDFSSILVPTDGSRCARTAVDHAIELADLTGATLHLLNVVNPAAIYGDVDTARILDSLEAAGAGLLEDLEEVASDAGLSSVETTVTTGTPHRAIRAYADDHDIDCIAMGTHGRTGVQRYLLGSVTSRVIRLSDVPVLAIPGTRDD; encoded by the coding sequence ATGTACGACCAGATTCTGATTCCGACCGACGGCGGTGACGTCGCCGACACCGCGGCCGAGGTGGCGATCACGCTCGCCGGCCGCTTCGACGCCACGCTGCACGTCGTCCACGTCAGCGAACTCGGCGAACTGCCGCCGGGCACGGACGACGCGGACGCGAGCCCCCTCGCGAGCGGCGCCGAGGCCGCGGTGACCGAGATAGCGGAGGCCGCAGCCGATGCCGGGCTCGAAGTGGCGACGGCCATCGTCGAGGCCGGCAGTTCCGTCCACGGGGCGCTCCTCGCCTACGTCGAGCGCCACGACGTCGACTGCCTGGTCATGGGCACACACGGCCGGAGCGGGGTCGACCGAGTCGTCTTCGGGAGCGTCGCCGAGCGGACGGTCCGTGAGTCCCCGGTGCCCGTGCTGACCGTCCACGCCGAGACGGTCCTCGACCCGGACTTCTCCTCGATACTGGTCCCGACGGACGGCAGTCGCTGTGCCCGAACCGCCGTGGACCACGCTATCGAACTGGCCGACCTGACCGGTGCGACGCTCCACCTCCTCAACGTCGTCAACCCGGCGGCAATCTACGGCGACGTCGACACGGCTCGAATCCTCGACTCGCTCGAAGCGGCCGGGGCCGGACTGCTCGAGGACCTCGAGGAAGTCGCGAGCGACGCCGGCCTCTCGTCGGTGGAGACGACCGTCACGACCGGCACGCCCCACCGGGCCATCAGAGCGTACGCCGACGACCACGACATCGACTGCATCGCGATGGGGACCCACGGCCGGACCGGCGTCCAGCGCTACCTGCTGGGCAGCGTCACCAGTCGCGTCATCCGACTGTCCGACGTCCCGGTCCTCGCGATTCCGGGGACGCGAGACGACTGA
- a CDS encoding CBS domain-containing protein: MDIAAIVSEDYTEFSPETRVSKLVGAFDDPTLKGVVVHGDEFEGIVTRRQLAGSHHPPDEKVGSLVWHVPRLRADEDIRAVAQLMIDSDTQLLPVFEGETLTGIVTVDGILEAVMPFLDAATVREAATSDLVTVAPETTLGEALHDFREHRITHLPVVEDDDPVGIVSLYDVTELTVREARQSQGGDASGQDSFGGSLAASASRSRGGGFGAREGELQRVLDLPVRDVMVAPVRTIDPDETLDVAVEAMFDLGGSSLVVTDNGHPYGIVTKTDVLDALTWEAGGNRSVQVYGTDLLDDVQYEDIVEMVDKFDGRDREMTVLDAKIHLHEHDEKLRGTPLLLARIRLHTDQGLYMASGEGYGASHALNEARDVLERRIRDRKTRGKSKKPRSEEFWEKRFGWLLEEAD; this comes from the coding sequence ATGGATATCGCAGCAATCGTTTCGGAAGACTACACCGAGTTCAGCCCGGAGACGCGCGTCTCGAAGCTCGTCGGCGCCTTCGACGACCCCACGCTCAAGGGCGTCGTCGTCCACGGTGACGAGTTCGAGGGCATCGTCACCCGCCGGCAGCTGGCCGGGTCCCACCACCCGCCGGACGAGAAGGTCGGCTCGCTCGTCTGGCACGTGCCTCGACTGCGCGCGGACGAGGACATTCGCGCCGTCGCGCAGTTGATGATAGACAGCGACACGCAACTGCTCCCCGTGTTCGAGGGGGAGACGCTGACGGGCATCGTCACCGTCGACGGGATTCTCGAGGCGGTGATGCCGTTCCTCGACGCGGCGACGGTGCGCGAGGCCGCGACGTCGGACCTCGTCACCGTGGCACCGGAGACGACGCTCGGCGAAGCGCTCCACGACTTCCGGGAGCACCGTATCACGCACCTCCCGGTCGTCGAGGACGACGACCCCGTCGGCATCGTGAGCCTCTACGACGTGACCGAGCTCACCGTCCGGGAGGCCAGACAGAGTCAGGGCGGCGACGCGAGCGGGCAGGACTCCTTCGGCGGGTCGCTCGCGGCCAGCGCCAGTCGAAGCCGTGGCGGCGGCTTCGGTGCCCGGGAGGGTGAACTCCAGCGGGTGCTCGACCTGCCAGTCCGTGACGTGATGGTGGCGCCGGTCCGGACCATCGACCCCGACGAGACGCTCGACGTGGCCGTCGAGGCGATGTTCGACCTCGGTGGCTCGTCGCTCGTCGTCACCGACAACGGCCACCCGTACGGCATCGTCACCAAGACGGACGTCCTCGACGCGCTCACCTGGGAGGCCGGCGGCAACCGGAGCGTCCAGGTGTACGGCACCGACCTGCTCGACGACGTGCAGTACGAGGACATCGTCGAGATGGTCGACAAGTTCGACGGGCGCGACCGGGAGATGACGGTCCTCGACGCGAAGATACACCTCCACGAGCACGACGAGAAACTCCGCGGGACGCCGCTGTTGCTGGCTCGCATCCGTCTGCACACCGACCAGGGCCTCTACATGGCATCGGGCGAGGGATACGGCGCGAGTCACGCCCTCAACGAGGCCCGGGACGTCCTCGAACGACGGATTCGCGACCGGAAGACCCGCGGCAAGAGCAAGAAGCCACGGAGCGAGGAGTTCTGGGAGAAACGCTTCGGCTGGCTGCTGGAAGAAGCGGACTGA
- the dpsA gene encoding DNA starvation/stationary phase protection protein DpsA produces the protein MSSQKSARKAAQTVGENPLRIDEEKAEQVIDALNTDLADAYVLYHQLHKHHWNVEGAEHRDIHVFLQEAYEEVEEAADEIAERVQTLGGVPHASMATLSDVATVEPEDEDVYDIRTSLQNDLEMYGDILESYREHIDLAAGLGDHGTAHMLREQLIEVEEHAHVIDHYLEDDTLVVDSATN, from the coding sequence ATGAGTTCCCAGAAAAGCGCTCGCAAAGCAGCACAGACGGTCGGCGAGAACCCGCTCCGTATCGACGAGGAGAAAGCCGAACAGGTCATCGACGCGCTGAACACGGACCTCGCCGACGCGTACGTCCTCTACCACCAGCTCCACAAGCACCACTGGAACGTGGAAGGTGCGGAGCACCGGGACATCCACGTCTTCCTCCAGGAGGCCTACGAGGAAGTCGAAGAAGCAGCGGACGAGATCGCCGAGCGCGTCCAGACGCTCGGCGGGGTGCCCCACGCGAGCATGGCCACGCTGTCGGACGTAGCGACCGTCGAACCGGAGGACGAGGACGTCTACGACATCCGGACCTCGCTGCAGAACGACCTCGAGATGTACGGCGACATCCTCGAGAGCTACCGGGAGCACATCGACCTCGCGGCGGGCCTGGGCGACCACGGAACCGCCCACATGCTCCGTGAACAGCTCATCGAGGTCGAAGAACACGCCCACGTCATCGACCACTACCTCGAAGACGACACGCTCGTCGTCGACTCGGCGACGAACTGA